In Chloroflexota bacterium, a single window of DNA contains:
- a CDS encoding glycosyltransferase, producing the protein MNLLFLTPQLPHPPRQGTAIRNWGLIKSLAARHAITLLAFAEKDEPITPELRAACQRIEIVAPPRRTRLHRLRDLFLSARPDLAHRLASPAFSARLETLLQAGSFDVLFVEGLELAPFLLETQSSSLITVFDAHNCETVLQRRAFETDLRQPRRWPAALYSLIQANRLARFEAQVCQRAAHVTCVSAEDAAALRGLAPTLNPAPGRASPRVIPNGIFLSDYAQPPDYSTTRPHLIGILKVRQIFIRCFNCIC; encoded by the coding sequence GTGAATCTTCTCTTCCTCACCCCGCAACTCCCGCACCCGCCCCGGCAGGGAACCGCCATCCGAAACTGGGGACTCATCAAGAGCCTCGCCGCCCGGCACGCAATCACTCTGCTGGCCTTTGCCGAAAAAGACGAGCCAATCACGCCCGAGCTTCGCGCCGCCTGCCAACGCATTGAAATCGTGGCCCCGCCCCGGCGAACTCGCTTGCACCGCCTCCGCGATCTCTTTCTTTCAGCCCGGCCCGATCTTGCCCACCGTCTGGCCTCGCCCGCCTTCAGCGCCCGCCTTGAAACCCTCCTGCAAGCCGGATCGTTCGACGTCCTTTTCGTCGAAGGCCTTGAACTTGCTCCTTTCCTGCTCGAAACTCAATCCTCATCGCTCATCACCGTCTTCGACGCTCACAACTGCGAAACCGTCCTCCAGCGCCGCGCCTTCGAGACCGACTTGCGTCAACCCCGTCGCTGGCCTGCCGCTCTATACTCGCTCATTCAGGCGAACAGGCTGGCGCGCTTCGAGGCGCAGGTTTGCCAGCGGGCCGCCCACGTCACCTGCGTCTCCGCCGAAGACGCCGCCGCCCTGCGCGGCCTCGCTCCGACCCTCAACCCGGCCCCGGGCAGGGCCAGCCCGCGCGTCATCCCCAACGGCATCTTCCTTTCAGACTACGCCCAACCACCCGACTACTCGACTACCCGCCCTCATTTGATTGGCATTCTCAAGGTCAGACAAATATTCATTCGTTGTTTCAATTGTATTTGCTGA
- a CDS encoding restriction endonuclease, protein MKIMAKCASCKTEFEEDPNERMPCPKCGATGRIVELVATAYGSSWATARLEVIPANAVPLSFGAIVTYERSVLEGQVITLVEPVYREVIRRLHSDPQFAVNISPRQWEEIVAAVYDKAGFDEVILTPRSSDLGRDVIAIKRGFGAVRFIEQVKAYNPGHVVKADEVRALLGVLSADLNATKAIFTTTSSFAPRLAEDALIRQFLPYRLELVDRDKLYERLIRSL, encoded by the coding sequence GTGAAAATCATGGCTAAATGCGCTTCTTGTAAAACTGAATTCGAAGAAGACCCAAATGAACGGATGCCATGTCCCAAATGCGGGGCTACCGGCCGAATCGTAGAACTGGTTGCAACTGCTTACGGATCCTCATGGGCTACTGCACGCCTCGAAGTCATACCAGCCAACGCAGTGCCTTTGTCTTTCGGTGCAATTGTTACTTATGAGCGAAGTGTGCTTGAGGGCCAAGTAATCACTCTAGTAGAGCCAGTCTATCGTGAGGTTATACGCCGACTTCATAGTGATCCACAATTTGCAGTCAACATCTCCCCAAGACAATGGGAAGAAATTGTGGCGGCCGTTTATGATAAAGCCGGTTTTGATGAGGTAATACTCACGCCCCGTTCCAGCGATCTTGGTCGAGATGTTATTGCTATAAAGCGCGGATTCGGGGCAGTGCGTTTCATTGAACAGGTCAAAGCTTACAATCCTGGTCATGTTGTGAAGGCCGACGAAGTGAGAGCACTTCTTGGGGTTCTGAGTGCCGATCTAAATGCAACAAAAGCGATTTTCACAACCACATCGTCTTTTGCCCCTCGGTTGGCCGAAGATGCTCTGATTCGGCAGTTCCTTCCTTATCGGCTCGAACTCGTCGATAGAGATAAGCTCTACGAGAGATTAATCAGAAGCCTATGA
- a CDS encoding response regulator transcription factor: MTDHHRPVLNVLMVEDYPQYYEGLRFELQPQVLLENAPDVATALQMLARKQYDAMLVDLALPPTHSLKEGLGLVEKIAADQERVLPMIVLTSKDTDAGLLRKLLGWRVSMIHKDDRPSGAEVEYALRLALKGYFLLSRLPAGDLPAVAASAPAASSELFSERDFAIFKLVSEEGLTNQQIAYRLGIKEDAVKKGVQRIFRRTGVASRAEAVRWWFEHKEELQ, translated from the coding sequence ATGACCGACCACCACCGCCCTGTCCTCAACGTCTTGATGGTTGAAGATTACCCGCAATACTACGAAGGCCTGCGGTTTGAGCTACAGCCGCAGGTTCTGCTTGAGAACGCGCCGGACGTGGCAACGGCTTTGCAGATGCTGGCCCGCAAGCAGTACGACGCCATGCTGGTTGATCTGGCTCTGCCGCCCACCCACTCGCTGAAAGAAGGGCTGGGTCTGGTCGAAAAAATTGCCGCCGACCAGGAGCGCGTCCTGCCGATGATCGTGCTCACTTCCAAAGACACCGATGCCGGGCTTCTGCGCAAACTGCTCGGCTGGCGCGTTTCGATGATCCACAAGGATGACCGGCCCTCGGGCGCTGAAGTGGAATATGCTTTGCGTTTGGCGCTGAAGGGATATTTTTTGCTATCGCGCCTGCCCGCCGGCGATTTGCCCGCTGTCGCCGCCAGCGCGCCCGCCGCCTCGTCCGAGCTTTTCTCCGAGCGCGACTTCGCCATCTTCAAACTGGTCTCCGAAGAAGGGCTGACCAACCAGCAAATTGCCTATCGTTTGGGCATCAAGGAAGATGCGGTGAAGAAGGGCGTCCAGCGCATCTTTCGCCGCACCGGCGTTGCCAGCCGGGCGGAGGCTGTGCGCTGGTGGTTTGAGCATAAGGAAGAGTTGCAGTAG
- a CDS encoding molybdopterin-dependent oxidoreductase codes for MNGWLLRFTNTIILALITLLTLTGLYGLMWPLPSLLFEIHRGAGWALIALIPWKSLIAVRSLRRGLDRRFDRSLVIVVSLVLATLVVTVLTFGLMWAWRVGPDILWLGAYGDAVISWHWMLALGLLIPLAIHVWRRWPRPKPVDFASRRSALRFLVLGGAAVAAWGVAGAISRARQNAESPRSSTGSREEGSFTGLGYPVTNTVGQGQIVLNPDTWRLTVGGAVNAPLSLTYADMLAWPPSELTATLDCTSGWYTTQVWQGVPLADLLAQAGLHPEAVGILLKDVSGYPALLTMAEAGEVLLATHVGGQTFDHWHGFPLRAVVPSRRGWQWVKWLTEIEVLASL; via the coding sequence ATGAACGGCTGGCTACTCCGCTTCACCAACACTATCATTCTCGCTCTCATCACCCTGCTCACCCTCACCGGCCTGTACGGCCTGATGTGGCCCCTGCCGTCATTGCTGTTTGAAATTCATCGCGGCGCGGGTTGGGCGCTCATTGCCCTCATTCCGTGGAAGAGCCTCATCGCTGTACGCTCGCTCCGGCGCGGCCTGGATCGCCGCTTCGACCGCAGTCTCGTCATCGTCGTTTCTCTCGTTCTGGCAACGCTCGTCGTAACTGTCCTCACCTTCGGGTTAATGTGGGCCTGGCGCGTCGGCCCCGACATATTGTGGCTTGGCGCTTACGGCGACGCGGTGATCTCCTGGCACTGGATGCTGGCGCTGGGACTCTTGATACCACTTGCCATTCACGTTTGGCGACGCTGGCCCCGCCCGAAGCCGGTTGACTTTGCCTCACGCCGTAGCGCGCTCCGGTTTTTGGTTCTGGGGGGAGCCGCCGTGGCCGCCTGGGGCGTGGCTGGAGCAATTTCCCGCGCGCGGCAGAACGCGGAGTCGCCGCGAAGTTCCACCGGCTCGCGTGAAGAAGGGTCGTTCACCGGGCTGGGGTATCCAGTAACAAACACTGTTGGTCAGGGCCAGATCGTCCTCAACCCCGACACGTGGCGGTTGACCGTCGGCGGCGCGGTCAACGCTCCTCTGTCTTTGACTTACGCAGACATGCTTGCCTGGCCACCTTCCGAACTGACTGCGACGCTCGACTGCACCAGCGGCTGGTACACCACTCAAGTCTGGCAGGGCGTGCCGCTCGCCGATTTGCTGGCCCAGGCCGGTCTGCACCCGGAGGCAGTCGGTATTCTGTTGAAAGACGTTTCGGGATACCCGGCCCTCCTGACAATGGCCGAGGCTGGAGAGGTGTTGCTAGCCACCCACGTCGGCGGCCAAACCTTTGATCACTGGCACGGCTTCCCTCTGCGGGCCGTCGTGCCCTCACGGCGAGGCTGGCAGTGGGTCAAGTGGTTGACTGAGATTGAGGTGCTGGCTTCTCTTTGA
- a CDS encoding response regulator transcription factor: protein MLNLLLVEDNEKLRAALKAGLEGEAVHIAHDCDSGEEALAHCLAEPPDVILMDVQLAGEKNGIQAAVAIRREFPRLPVVFYSIQDDDSYYRDFQRSGILSHYAYVRKSNYLLPQMIVPLLKDAAAGRSFIDPEIESRVQEVRHKDEQSPMALLEPNEQAVARMLAQGMTNEQIAARLGFRDKRTISRTNGQIYATWGLADSATDEKVARTRAAVIAREGRLIVWDAEGVARVMNEKKEWVVWE, encoded by the coding sequence ATGCTCAACCTCCTCCTCGTCGAAGACAACGAAAAACTCCGCGCCGCCCTGAAAGCCGGGCTGGAAGGTGAGGCCGTGCACATCGCCCACGACTGCGACTCAGGCGAAGAGGCGCTGGCCCACTGCCTCGCCGAGCCACCCGACGTGATTTTGATGGACGTTCAACTGGCCGGGGAGAAGAACGGCATCCAGGCCGCCGTCGCCATCCGCCGCGAGTTCCCGCGTCTGCCCGTCGTCTTCTACTCCATCCAGGACGACGACAGCTACTACCGCGACTTCCAACGCTCCGGCATCCTCAGCCATTATGCCTACGTTCGCAAATCCAACTACCTCTTGCCGCAAATGATCGTGCCGCTTTTGAAAGATGCCGCCGCCGGGCGCAGTTTCATTGACCCGGAGATCGAGTCGCGGGTGCAGGAGGTTCGTCACAAAGACGAGCAATCGCCGATGGCCTTGTTGGAGCCGAACGAGCAGGCGGTGGCTCGCATGTTGGCCCAGGGCATGACCAACGAGCAGATCGCGGCCCGGCTTGGCTTCCGCGACAAGCGCACCATCAGCCGCACCAACGGCCAAATTTACGCAACCTGGGGTTTGGCCGACAGCGCCACCGACGAAAAGGTGGCCCGCACCCGCGCCGCCGTCATCGCCCGCGAGGGGCGGTTGATTGTTTGGGATGCTGAGGGTGTGGCGAGGGTGATGAATGAGAAGAAGGAGTGGGTGGTGTGGGAATGA
- the vanZ gene encoding VanZ family protein, producing the protein MDDTLLIFFNQTLANPILDAIMVIITYAGLALLPAIGVLLIVAKQRRAGLAVLAALLVGEVFTLAFQFLALRPRPVDVRAVIPTPNFPSFPSGHAAAAFAVAAVLMLSYRRWRVWLPTLIGAGLIAFSRVYLGVHYFSDILGGAVVGLGAGAACYGLFALNRPDWRWLLWIQVAVVIVISEMAYLSILPDASLLKAPMDKILHFVLFGAVTFWLNLWLGRSAKIKFVPLAVLIPFLIAVLEEGAQFFSPVRTADFADLFSDLSGMLFFWWMSEQALKLRIKEKPAPQSQSTT; encoded by the coding sequence ATGGATGACACGCTGCTGATCTTCTTCAACCAAACACTTGCCAATCCGATTCTCGACGCAATCATGGTGATCATCACCTACGCCGGGCTGGCCTTGCTTCCGGCGATTGGCGTGCTGTTGATTGTTGCCAAGCAACGTCGGGCTGGGCTTGCTGTTTTGGCGGCGTTGCTGGTTGGCGAAGTGTTCACACTTGCCTTTCAATTTCTGGCTCTGCGCCCGCGCCCGGTTGACGTTCGGGCCGTCATCCCCACGCCGAACTTTCCCTCATTCCCAAGCGGCCACGCCGCCGCCGCGTTTGCCGTTGCCGCCGTGCTGATGTTGAGCTATCGCCGCTGGCGGGTGTGGTTGCCGACTCTGATCGGGGCGGGCCTGATCGCCTTTAGCCGGGTCTATCTTGGCGTTCACTACTTTTCGGATATTTTGGGCGGGGCGGTGGTGGGGTTGGGGGCCGGGGCGGCCTGCTACGGCCTCTTTGCCTTGAACCGGCCCGACTGGCGCTGGTTGCTCTGGATACAAGTGGCGGTTGTTATCGTGATCAGTGAGATGGCCTATCTTTCCATTTTGCCGGACGCCAGCCTGCTCAAAGCGCCGATGGACAAGATTCTGCACTTCGTCCTGTTTGGCGCTGTCACCTTTTGGCTCAACCTGTGGCTGGGCCGTTCGGCCAAAATCAAGTTTGTGCCACTGGCTGTGCTTATCCCCTTCCTCATCGCTGTGCTGGAAGAAGGCGCACAATTCTTCTCGCCCGTTCGCACCGCCGACTTTGCCGACCTGTTCAGCGACCTGAGCGGCATGTTGTTCTTCTGGTGGATGAGCGAACAGGCGTTGAAGCTTCGGATCAAAGAGAAGCCAGCACCTCAATCTCAGTCAACCACTTGA
- a CDS encoding response regulator transcription factor, with product MTTKTRVAILDDHQSIVDGYLARLKETSQIEVVGTAYFGSDLEPLLAEHEVDVLMLDVNVHTSPENTNPYPILHVIPQILQTYPNINILVVSMIGERALIRAVMDAGASGYILKEDRTAIQQLGPVVLSVAGGGIYLSQQAHQLLFRRQLQELDPGLTPRQLEALSLCAAYPESTLVELATKMGVMNSTARNLLSGAYMRLGVRNRNAAIAKAQQLGLITPPQEKILQA from the coding sequence ATGACTACAAAAACCCGAGTGGCAATCCTGGACGATCATCAGAGCATTGTAGACGGCTACCTGGCGCGGCTGAAAGAGACTTCGCAGATTGAAGTCGTCGGCACGGCCTATTTTGGCTCGGATCTGGAGCCGCTGTTGGCCGAGCACGAAGTGGACGTGCTGATGTTGGACGTTAACGTGCATACCTCGCCTGAGAACACCAACCCTTACCCGATCCTGCACGTCATCCCGCAAATTCTTCAGACTTATCCAAACATCAATATCCTGGTGGTTTCGATGATCGGCGAACGCGCTCTGATCCGGGCGGTGATGGACGCCGGGGCCAGCGGCTACATTCTCAAGGAAGACCGCACAGCTATTCAGCAATTGGGGCCAGTTGTGCTTTCGGTGGCCGGCGGCGGCATTTACCTCAGCCAGCAGGCGCACCAACTCCTCTTCCGACGCCAGCTTCAAGAGCTTGATCCGGGTCTGACTCCCCGCCAGTTGGAGGCGCTCTCGTTGTGCGCCGCTTACCCTGAAAGCACGCTGGTGGAACTGGCCACCAAAATGGGGGTGATGAACTCTACCGCCCGCAATTTGCTCTCCGGCGCGTACATGCGGCTGGGGGTGCGCAACCGCAATGCCGCCATTGCCAAGGCCCAGCAACTTGGGCTGATCACGCCGCCCCAGGAAAAAATCCTGCAGGCATGA
- a CDS encoding GAF domain-containing protein, which produces MLPYRQHLAYDPFLAPRRWMLRLGSRFYYPIAAVAVMLIIGIVVRDALLFNDNLRRLADLVLIGGVCTLVIFWRAERMWLRGAENWLVRLARPDLGFLWSGLAVVLIALGLIAFIRITGPNSVAANHLWPLFIFPLFFLSERVRTVPYFLVLFLTCLVLTLLRFSVSNTLAGVLTPPLWLATLAMSNFYLARRHALLQIRTELLRQIANELSNTPDIETSFETIAETIGYRLRYDHVRLWLLDHASNRLVLYAARGTPKAKWENQSLPANGGISGSVLTNRRSERWDNVNQCPHYESQPPFEWVHSTLAVPVVVAGQAVGVLDVISQNVAEFWEIDEEQLNLMADSIGIALARSQHARHEAERLRDTLWLAVSQLSDCASIQEMFDTIAREARSHFGADLVALYQLAPGTGYPLMPPLFTGDFHHPDDLRQLSVTEDSVLFDLLERWEPYYSTDATADSTLGGTGSADIAFLSGEAVRSVAFLPLGSRSERVGVLFLLYRSPREFSPLDKLSLEAFASLAAEPINRERDHWRKYEAFGGVMFGVHGPLTLSADSLRRLIGSAREVMQTDPATAQAALERAQEVARKLEMAAMLTRLAQRDELDTTRISDELRRAATKIVQFVEPRGACRVFTDIPPEADDLPIEVLDAVYCLAMEAIANAAFHGHARRIDIAVELEPTQIRLEVSDNGTGFDTATARHGPNGIFEGLELVQAQFAAQGSIESQPGAGTRLEVTFPCLADVTSVEEVTEGLGLQ; this is translated from the coding sequence ATGTTACCCTACCGCCAGCACCTTGCCTACGATCCCTTCCTCGCCCCGCGCCGCTGGATGTTGCGCCTCGGCTCGCGCTTTTATTATCCCATCGCCGCCGTCGCCGTCATGCTCATCATTGGCATCGTCGTGCGCGACGCTTTGCTGTTCAACGACAATCTTCGCCGCCTGGCCGATCTTGTCCTCATCGGCGGGGTGTGCACCCTCGTCATCTTCTGGCGGGCCGAGCGCATGTGGTTGCGCGGGGCCGAGAACTGGCTGGTGCGGCTGGCCCGGCCTGACCTGGGCTTCTTGTGGTCGGGCCTGGCGGTGGTGTTGATCGCCCTTGGCCTCATCGCCTTCATTCGAATCACCGGCCCCAACAGCGTGGCCGCCAACCACCTCTGGCCGCTCTTCATCTTCCCCTTGTTCTTCCTCTCCGAACGGGTGCGGACGGTTCCGTACTTTCTGGTTCTGTTCCTCACTTGCCTGGTGCTCACGCTTCTGCGCTTCTCGGTCAGCAACACTCTGGCCGGGGTGCTCACCCCGCCGCTGTGGCTGGCCACGCTGGCCATGTCCAACTTCTATTTGGCTCGCCGCCACGCCCTTCTGCAAATTCGCACCGAACTTCTGCGCCAGATCGCCAACGAGCTTTCCAACACGCCCGACATCGAAACGTCGTTTGAGACGATTGCCGAAACGATCGGCTATCGGTTGCGCTACGATCATGTGCGGCTGTGGCTGCTCGACCACGCCAGCAACCGTCTCGTTTTATACGCCGCGCGCGGCACGCCCAAAGCCAAATGGGAGAATCAAAGCCTCCCCGCGAACGGCGGCATCTCCGGATCGGTTTTGACGAATCGCCGTTCGGAGCGTTGGGATAACGTCAACCAATGTCCTCATTACGAAAGTCAACCGCCGTTTGAATGGGTGCACTCGACTCTGGCCGTGCCCGTCGTCGTCGCCGGGCAGGCCGTCGGCGTGCTCGACGTGATCAGCCAGAACGTGGCTGAGTTCTGGGAGATTGACGAAGAGCAACTCAACCTGATGGCCGACTCGATTGGCATTGCCCTGGCCCGAAGCCAGCACGCGCGCCACGAGGCCGAGCGGTTGCGCGACACCCTCTGGCTGGCCGTGAGCCAGTTGAGCGACTGCGCCTCTATTCAAGAGATGTTCGACACCATCGCCCGCGAGGCGCGCTCGCATTTTGGCGCTGACCTGGTGGCGCTGTATCAACTTGCGCCCGGCACCGGCTACCCGCTCATGCCGCCGCTGTTCACCGGCGACTTTCATCATCCCGATGATCTGCGCCAGTTGTCGGTGACGGAAGACTCGGTGCTGTTTGATTTGCTCGAACGCTGGGAACCTTACTACAGCACTGACGCAACCGCCGACTCGACTCTGGGTGGAACCGGCTCGGCGGACATCGCCTTTCTCTCCGGTGAAGCTGTGCGCTCGGTGGCCTTCCTGCCATTGGGAAGCCGCAGTGAAAGGGTTGGCGTGTTGTTTCTGCTCTATCGCTCGCCGCGCGAATTTTCGCCGCTCGACAAGCTCTCGCTCGAAGCCTTTGCCAGCCTGGCCGCCGAACCGATCAACCGCGAGCGCGACCACTGGCGCAAGTACGAAGCCTTTGGCGGGGTGATGTTTGGCGTGCACGGCCCGCTGACCCTCAGCGCCGACTCCCTGCGCCGCCTGATCGGCTCGGCCCGCGAGGTGATGCAGACCGACCCGGCCACGGCCCAGGCCGCACTTGAGCGGGCGCAGGAGGTGGCCCGCAAACTCGAAATGGCCGCCATGCTCACCCGCCTGGCCCAGCGCGACGAACTGGACACGACCAGAATCAGCGACGAACTAAGACGCGCCGCCACCAAGATCGTCCAGTTCGTCGAACCGCGCGGCGCGTGCCGCGTCTTCACCGACATCCCGCCCGAAGCCGACGACCTGCCGATTGAAGTGCTGGATGCCGTTTACTGTTTGGCGATGGAGGCGATTGCCAACGCCGCCTTTCACGGCCATGCCCGCCGGATTGACATTGCTGTAGAATTGGAGCCGACCCAGATTCGCCTGGAAGTGTCCGACAACGGCACGGGCTTCGACACCGCCACCGCCCGCCACGGCCCGAACGGAATCTTTGAAGGGCTGGAACTGGTGCAGGCCCAGTTTGCCGCGCAAGGTTCTATCGAAAGCCAGCCGGGAGCCGGGACGCGTTTGGAAGTGACGTTTCCGTGCTTGGCGGATGTGACGAGTGTGGAAGAGGTTACTGAAGGATTAGGATTACAATAG
- a CDS encoding DUF2283 domain-containing protein yields MAQVKVFYDEVGNTLTVWFGNPQDEYVAEETGDEVILMKDKDGKVIGFEKLNFSIARPRHLQVAFETVAA; encoded by the coding sequence ATGGCCCAAGTAAAAGTATTTTACGATGAAGTTGGCAATACGCTTACAGTTTGGTTTGGTAATCCCCAGGACGAATATGTCGCCGAAGAAACCGGCGACGAGGTTATCCTGATGAAAGACAAAGACGGGAAAGTCATCGGCTTCGAGAAATTGAATTTTTCGATTGCCAGGCCCAGGCATTTGCAGGTGGCCTTTGAAACCGTCGCCGCGTGA
- a CDS encoding GAF domain-containing protein, whose protein sequence is MMRLSPRLQQILEQSLAGLVLGVIVFYTYAFFVIAPYSGFHWNSDGQVEEIFVPSPLQIGDVMLQIGPLTMPEIYLDIRQSIFLGLQPGDLISIRFQRDGLTQTIQYKFPGYNLAEFLRRLSGQWWLAFVFWFFGLITLLALRPKDTRWRLFLAFNFLMAFCFATSTASEHHLLESAVLLRMGIWLSLPVYLHLHWVLPRPVASLPKIVWPVLHLGGVAFALAELLQLPHPGLYSIGFTFAVFGSVLILLGRVIFKKGQRKQSSLLLLAAMLALLPSALTSMKLLAETGVYPLFFLPILPAAYLYSAYHRQLSGLEIRGNRLVSLYLFLLVSGLGMMLLIPLADDFLNIPTGILFVGVFFNLLIVVVVIFTYKPFQHFVEKRLLHIPMSRTEMLENFPGQIAASPDTATLIRLVQREILPSLLIHQSLLLDCRDELLVVIDAVGVPPESIPYYPDLPTLLSLKQERLSANDHNSHPFYGWIRLVLPLAVGQKVVGVWVLGRRDPDDDYSPNDVAALQALASQMAIALNHITQTDHLHALYQANIDRRENERADLARELHDNVLNQMAVLKMEFDKISLSTDFLQHWDDTILNLREVVSGLRPAILNYGLYVALKALVDDLNDRTNENPLLVLDIPESDIRYDLQMEQHLYRIVQQACENALQHARANTIRLHGQLEPGRVSLMIEDDGVGFEPGQQLDLNGWLANKHYGVAGMFERAALVSANLQIYSTPQRGARVQILWAHNNHR, encoded by the coding sequence ATGATGAGACTCTCGCCGCGCCTGCAACAAATTTTGGAACAAAGCCTCGCCGGGCTGGTGCTGGGCGTCATCGTTTTTTACACCTACGCCTTTTTTGTCATTGCCCCTTACAGCGGCTTCCACTGGAATTCCGACGGGCAGGTGGAAGAAATCTTTGTCCCCTCGCCGCTGCAGATTGGCGATGTTATGCTGCAAATCGGCCCTCTCACGATGCCAGAGATTTATTTAGATATACGCCAGTCCATTTTCCTGGGCCTTCAGCCCGGCGACCTGATCTCAATCCGCTTCCAACGCGATGGCCTAACCCAAACCATTCAATATAAGTTTCCCGGATACAACCTGGCTGAATTCCTGCGCCGCCTCAGTGGCCAGTGGTGGCTGGCTTTTGTCTTTTGGTTCTTCGGCCTCATCACCCTTTTGGCGCTTCGGCCCAAAGACACCCGTTGGCGATTGTTTCTGGCCTTCAATTTTCTAATGGCCTTCTGCTTTGCCACCAGCACGGCCTCTGAGCATCACTTGCTGGAAAGCGCCGTCCTGTTGAGAATGGGGATCTGGTTAAGCCTACCTGTTTATCTGCACCTGCACTGGGTACTGCCCAGGCCGGTTGCCTCTCTGCCCAAAATTGTCTGGCCTGTTCTGCACTTAGGCGGCGTTGCCTTTGCCCTGGCCGAGCTATTGCAGTTGCCCCACCCCGGCCTTTACTCGATAGGCTTTACATTCGCCGTGTTCGGGAGCGTGTTGATCTTATTGGGTCGTGTCATTTTCAAAAAAGGCCAACGAAAGCAGTCCAGTCTGCTCCTGCTGGCCGCCATGCTGGCCCTCCTGCCTTCGGCTCTCACCTCAATGAAGCTACTCGCCGAAACTGGTGTTTATCCTTTGTTCTTTCTCCCAATCCTGCCGGCGGCCTATCTCTACTCAGCCTATCACCGGCAACTGAGCGGCCTGGAAATTCGGGGCAACCGCCTCGTTTCTTTGTACCTTTTTCTCCTGGTGTCTGGCCTGGGCATGATGTTGCTCATCCCGTTGGCCGACGACTTTCTCAATATCCCGACCGGCATTCTTTTCGTCGGCGTCTTCTTTAATTTGCTCATTGTCGTCGTCGTCATCTTCACCTACAAACCCTTTCAGCATTTTGTCGAGAAGCGGCTACTCCACATCCCCATGTCGCGCACCGAAATGCTGGAAAACTTCCCCGGGCAAATTGCCGCCAGCCCCGACACCGCCACCCTCATCCGCCTGGTTCAGCGCGAGATTCTGCCATCCCTTCTCATCCACCAATCTCTTCTCCTGGATTGCCGCGATGAGCTTTTAGTAGTCATTGACGCCGTCGGCGTCCCGCCCGAGTCCATCCCGTATTATCCCGACTTGCCTACCCTCCTTTCGCTGAAGCAGGAGCGCCTCTCTGCCAACGATCACAACTCTCACCCATTCTACGGTTGGATCCGGCTGGTGCTCCCGCTGGCCGTCGGCCAGAAAGTGGTCGGGGTGTGGGTGCTCGGTCGCCGCGACCCCGACGATGACTACAGCCCGAACGATGTGGCCGCCCTGCAGGCGCTCGCCAGTCAAATGGCCATCGCCCTGAATCACATCACCCAAACCGATCATCTGCACGCCCTCTATCAGGCCAATATTGATCGGCGCGAAAACGAGCGCGCCGACCTGGCCCGCGAACTGCACGACAACGTTCTCAACCAGATGGCGGTGCTAAAAATGGAGTTTGACAAGATATCCCTTTCAACGGACTTCCTGCAACACTGGGACGACACCATCCTCAATTTGCGCGAGGTGGTCAGCGGCCTGCGCCCGGCCATTTTGAACTACGGCCTTTACGTCGCCCTCAAGGCTCTGGTGGACGACTTGAACGACCGCACAAACGAAAACCCGCTGCTGGTGCTCGACATTCCCGAAAGCGACATCCGCTATGATTTGCAGATGGAGCAACATCTGTATCGCATCGTTCAGCAAGCGTGCGAGAACGCCTTGCAACATGCGCGGGCCAACACCATCCGCCTTCACGGCCAGTTGGAGCCGGGGCGCGTTTCGCTGATGATTGAAGATGACGGGGTGGGGTTTGAACCCGGCCAGCAGTTGGACCTGAACGGCTGGCTGGCCAACAAACACTACGGGGTGGCCGGGATGTTTGAACGCGCGGCGCTGGTGAGCGCCAACCTGCAAATTTATTCAACACCCCAGCGCGGAGCGCGAGTGCAAATTTTGTGGGCGCACAACAACCACAGGTAA
- a CDS encoding DUF4258 domain-containing protein codes for MLFEVLTPLGFRVRVTRSYWELIITIKHPVMAGREADVKEALQNPSEIRRSKSDLDVYLFYKPERIGRWVCAVAKRLDDEGFLITAYPTDAIKEGELIWPK; via the coding sequence ATGTTGTTTGAAGTTCTAACCCCGCTTGGGTTTCGCGTGCGCGTGACGCGCTCCTATTGGGAATTGATTATCACCATCAAGCATCCCGTCATGGCCGGGCGCGAAGCTGATGTAAAGGAAGCGCTTCAAAATCCGAGCGAAATACGGCGAAGCAAAAGCGATTTGGATGTGTACTTGTTCTACAAACCTGAACGCATCGGGCGCTGGGTCTGTGCTGTTGCCAAACGGCTTGATGATGAAGGTTTTTTGATTACTGCTTACCCAACCGACGCCATCAAAGAAGGAGAATTGATATGGCCCAAGTAA